One Solanum lycopersicum chromosome 4, SLM_r2.1 DNA window includes the following coding sequences:
- the LOC138348067 gene encoding uncharacterized protein encodes MISNRPIILKQWSAEFEFGKEFLTEIPLWANFPKLPLNCWGAGSLSRIASAIGVPLFADECTTKQTRISYARMLIEVNVTKPVPEKIAVKDPNGRTFMQDVVMEWKPLYCEKCQRIGHQCQDTTKEDQPKKRRPWKKVTQAWQYKGPIQQHEKIEEQRKGEETKEDEHVSVQEEKNELTNDQVIHTPEISLRPNTGSTQMEFSLSNFPMLSAIPIRNGFESLMNSKLVSLPVDRGELQNLVNEVELLEC; translated from the coding sequence ATGATTAGTAACAGGCCTATTATATTGAAGCAATGGAGTGCAGAGTTTGAATTTGGGAAGGAATTTCTGACTGAAATACCTCTATGGGCAAACTTTCCAAAGTTGCCTCTAAACTGTTGGGGAGCTGGATCTCTGAGTCGCATAGCTAGTGCAATAGGTGTGCCTCTATTTGCTGATGAGTGTACCACCAAACAGACTAGAATTTCCTATGCTAGAATGTTGATTGAGGTTAATGTTACTAAGCCTGTGCCAGAGAAGATAGCAGTCAAGGATCCAAATGGTAGAACATTTATGCAAGATGTTGTGATGGAATGGAAGCCACTATATTGTGAAAAATGCCAGAGGATTGGGCATCAATGTCAAGATACAACAAAGGAGGATCAACCAAAGAAGAGAAGGCCCTGGAAAAAAGTTACTCAGGCTTGGCAATATAAAGGGCCTATTCAACAACATGAGAAGATAGAGGAACAGAGAAAGGGGGAGGAGACCAAGGAAGATGAACATGTTTCTGTGCAAGAGGAGAAAAATGAGCTAACAAATGATCAGGTGATTCATACACCTGAAATAAGCTTAAGGCCTAACACTGGGAGTACACAGATGGAGTTTAGCCTGTCAAACTTTCCAATGTTATCAGCTATACCTATAAGGAATGGGTTTGAAAGCCTTATGAATAGTAAGTTGGTGTCACTGCCTGTGGATAGGGGGGAACTCCAAAATCTTGTTAATGAAGTGGAGCTTTTGGAATGTTAG
- the LOC138348068 gene encoding uncharacterized protein, whose protein sequence is MRVWNRAAIAKLCWDLANKEDKLWIKWVHTYYIKGQREWQRRKQASWMIQKIMSVQQSVEQVQQQERKNKGMIRQLYEHMKGEQHKPEWNSLMFNNAARPKAYFTMWIMLNQRLMSVDRLAQWVIEVEKICVMCKSEEETAEHLFIQCNYARRMWDRLLSSIERHTQVPMTWEQFVQWAITHGKGKRSAAKMFKTVLAEGVYGLWKERNSRIFEHKSRNEEQLVNEIVYITIVRTNTLAVK, encoded by the coding sequence ATGAGAGTATGGAATAGAGCTGCGATTGCCAAATTGTGCTGGGATCTAGCTAACAAGGAGGATAAACTATGGATCAAATGGGTTCACACTTACTATATAAAGGGGCAAAGAGAGTGGCAGAGGAGGAAACAAGCAAGCTGGATGATACAAAAGATCATGAGTGTTCAACAAAGTGTGGAGCAAGTCCAGCAGCAAGAAAGGAAGAATAAAGGGATGATTAGACAACTGTATGAACACATGAAAGGGGAACAACACAAGCCAGAATGGAACAGCCTTATGTTCAACAATGCTGCAAGACCCAAAGCTTACTTCACAATGTGGATCATGCTGAATCAAAGGCTAATGTCAGTAGATAGGCTAGCTCAGTGGGTAATTGAAGTAGAGAAGATATGTGTGATGTGTAAAAGTGAAGAAGAAACTGCAGAGCATCTGTTTATCCAATGTAATTATGCAAGAAGAATGTGGGATAGATTGTTAAGCTCAATAGAGAGACATACTCAGGTGCCAATGACTTGGGAACAATTTGTACAATGGGCCATTACGCATGGGAAAGGGAAGAGGTCAGCTGCAAAAATGTTCAAGACTGTGCTTGCTGAAGGTGTCTATGGATTGTGGAAGGAGAGAAATAGTAGAATCTTTGAACACAAGAGTAGAAATGAAGAACAACTAGTTAATGAGATAGTCTACATTACTATTGTTAGAACTAATACTCTGGCAGTTAAGTAG